ACACGAGGAATGTAGAAGTATGCTTTCCATCACCTATCGCAGCCCCTCCACTTCCGAATGTAAGGCAGATTCTCGCCTATTTAAGTTACGCATTCCCATCAGTTGTATTTGTTCTAGGCTATCCTTCCAAACCCATCCGCAACCATTAAAATGTGCCATTGAACTCCATGATCCATCCACCATACATATATTTTCCAAGCATATGGCTTGGGATTCCTAGTTATGAAGCTCTTGTTGGGTTTCCGGTACCAGCTCATTCGCATTAAACCACGCCTAGCATTCACTCTCATCATATCTGACTAGTTCCATAGGATCTCTGTCTATTCTTCTCAAAAGTTTATCATTTTGGACCTTCCAgatataccatattatccaaATTCTGGTTGAGCAATGTCATTCTTCCTCCAGAACAGATGGTCCATGTTGGCATAAATGCTAGACAAAGGAAAGATGTCAGAAGCAGATGGTATTGCTGCTAGGGACCATACTTATAGAGTTGGAGAACATTCAAATATGGCATGAGTAGCAGTTTCTTCTGGCTCTCCACATCTTGGACAGTAATTATCGCATCTCATGTTCCGGTGTATTAAATTTCTcgcactaatttttttttttttttgacagcaaataTTTACAAACTCATATTATTCTCGCAAAACTGCATTGCGTAGAAGTTATCCATTTTTAGCAGTTTTTTCAAGCAAAACATACGAAACTTATGTACactattgtttaaaaaatttacaccATTAGATTTTCTATAGTATTgaataaacaaacaaagaaaacaaaattacatGTATGTTTAATAAATGCGATGATgtaacaaaaagaaataaaatgcaGGGCAAGaattataaaatgatttgtATATACGTCATGGATGGGCCTTGAAAGCCCAAAACGTATGCGCGTGAAAACAACACTAATATCTGGATTCCAAAGATTCCACAACTCGCCTCCAACAGTtttcctcctctctctctctctctgtttccttccacaaccaacaaaaaaaaaaatcgattccGTTAAGCTTCCCTCTTCCCGAACAGAACCTCGCTGATCGCCGCCTGGAAGATCCAATTTCCTCCGGGAGTGGAAAAAAATAGCTCAGCGTCTTTGAGTTTGAGGAGATGGTGTCGCCCGAAAACGCTAATTGGATATCCGAATTGATCGACGCAGAGTATGGAAGTTTCACAATTCAAGGCCCTGGCTTCTCCTGGCCTCTTCACCAGCAACCTATTGGCGTTTCCAGGTTCCCTTTTTAGGCTCTAAGTGATTCAATTAGGGTTCTAAAGAAGCTCAGATTGATTTTAGGCGAAATCATTTTTCAAAGGAAACCTTAATTACTTGCTCACATATTCGAAGGGTTTCAGAAGAGATGATAGCGTATGAGTAAAGTTACAGACTTTTGTAATTTGATTGGCTTAGTAGAAAACTTGTGAGATTAGTTGTTACTTAAGCTTAAAGTTGGTTTCTTTAGATATCATCCTTGCACTTGGTTAAGTCTTGTGTTTGTTAATTCAAAGTCAACCTGTATCTGTGTGCCTGGCATGTTTCTTGATTCGGGTATCGATTGATCGGTGGGGAATTAGATTCCTTTTCTGGAAAGCGCATTTCTTTGTTGCAGTGGCTACTTTGACCTTACCATGTCaatatttttctttgatttagAAATATATTGACATAGCTTAGTTGCGTTGATTTTTTGCTTGTTGGCTCAGTCTTGGAGTTGATGGCTCAGCTGGAAATTCAGAAGCCACCAAGGAACCTGGCTCCAAAAAGAGGTAAGGATGCTCTATTCCAGAGAGCAAAACTCTAGCAACTTCCGGAACTTTTAAACTTTTGATGAATCGATTTGTTGTTAAACTGTATTAGCTTATCTGTATTGGCTCTCTCGAAATGTCTTTGGCTTGATAAGGTATCAtccgaaagaaaaaaaagtaatccTGATCATTTACTTTTCTCAGGGCGAGATGTGAATCGTCCTCTGCCACTAGCTCTAAAGCCTGTAGAGAGAAGCAGCGACGTGACAGGCTGAATGACAAGTAAGCTTTTTCTGTTTTGCATTTCCTATTTTTTGAATCAAACTTCATCGCCTGTTTAAATGAATTACAGGTTTATGGAATTGGGTGCAATTTTGGAGCCGGGGAATCCTCCCAAAACAGACAAGGCTGCAATCTTGGTCGATGCTGTCCGCATGGTTACACAACTACGTGGCGAGGCGCAGAAGTTGAAGGACTCCAATTCGAGTCTTCAAGACAAAATCAAAGAGTTAAAGGTGTTTGCTTTGTAATCCCTTCTTTTTCCATATAAAAATCTTCGAATGCTTACTAGTTTCCTTGTGATCTCGATCAGACCGAGAAGAACGAGCTGCGAGATGAGAAGCAGAGGCTGAAGACAGAGAAAGAGAAGCTGGAGCAACAGCTGAAAGCCATGAATGCTCCTCCTCAACCAAGCTTCTTCCCAGCCCCACCTATGATGCCAACTGCTTTTGCTTCTGCGCAAGGCCAAGCTCCCGGAAACAAGATGGTGCCAGTCATCAGTTACCCAGGAGTTGCCATGTGGCAGTTCATGCCTCCTGCTTCAGTCGATACTTCTCAGGATCACGTCCTTCGTCCACCAGTTGCTTAACTGGGACGACCCTCAAGAAAATCATCAACTGGTTTGCTTCTTGCTTCCTccggaaaaaaagaaaaaaagcaagaaaagtCCATTTGTTTTGCTCTCCTCTTTCTCGGCTTTCTTAGTCTTATGGTTGCTTTGGTCTTCTCGGTGTTATCTTCTTATAACAGTTATCTTTTGAACAATGATTTGGCATTGTAAACTCCAATTGCTTGGCGCAACGTTATCTATTCACATGTAAATTTAAGATAGAGTCTGGCAGATCGTTTCTCACATTATGGTTGCTTACATTAATACATAGAACGGGTTTTTACTTCCTTGTCATAAGAGTTTGAAAGTACAAAAAATTAGAAACAGGAGAGACATCAGAACATGATCTTGGAAGAGGGGAAACTTGACCAGTGAAGTAAAAACTCCATTGCAGAAAAGTTTGCACCTATGGACTGATCCGTGAATCTCTTCTCTGGGTCCAACGTCTTTGATATGTGATTATTATGATGCTCTGATGTGACAGCTCTTGATGAACCTGTCAGAGGAATCAAGATACTTAGCCCAAAGAGGACGTAGATGAGGAAATGCTATATCAAGCCAAGGCTTAGCTCTTCCATTGAAATGGACAACAGCTGCACTTTCAGCATCAGAAAAGCTTGTGGTCTCTTGGTATCCAAGACCAAGCATATGCCAGAACGGATCTATGGTCTGGACATGGCCGTGGAAAGCTATCAACCCTGGAGGCAAAGTTCCGAGCTGCCACAAACTCAGGTCTGACTTTAAGTTCTGCAACATGAAAAATAGTCAAGCTTAAGTTGATCAATGCGTGATGGTATTTGTTAGCAAGTTAGTTGTTTTTGATTTACCTCGTCGAGCCAATGATAGTAAGTAGAGCTTATATTAGTCTTCCTCCAAGCAGCTAGATCGAACACATTCATCCCGTAAGCCCAAGCACATTCCTCTGGGTCGAAGTGTCTGGCTATTAACGGGTTTGAGAAATTGAGGTAACTCTTGAACTTCTTTGACATGACAAACTTGTCTTCTCCTCTACATGTCTCAACTGCTCCATTAACTTTCCCGTCCATGTCAATGTCCCAAAGTGGTGAAAGATCTGTTTGTATCACAATGTCATCGTCTAGAAACACGACCTTGTTTAGGCTCGGAAACAACtgcagaaaaaaaacaaagaattaaAAGACAGGTTTAGCTTTGTAATGGTCAGAGTATTTGTCACAAGTCAAGGATCAAGTCTACCTCTGGTAGATGTATACGGATGTGATTCATCAAGGAGTTGTACTTAGGGCTAAGAGCTTGTAACTTAGCAGCAACAACAACTGGATTCTCCTCGTTGTTAGCAACAATAACCGATGAACCGCCTCTGAACTGAGACCTCACTCTCTGATCCTTCTCCATAGCTTCCAAAACAGGAACTTTCCCTTTCGATAACCAATCAAAATGATGCAAAGCCTTGACCTCAATGATCGCTGGAGACAGAGGATGCAATGAGAACCAGGCTTGCATTGGGAAATAAGTTTTCCTATCCGTTATGATGTGAAGAACGATCTTATGAGGTCTTAAAGAGTTCTGAACCAAAGACTTAGCCACGACCGAGGCTGCAAGAATATTGTCTGACGCCAAGACAAAGTGAAAGTAATTGTTGTCGACTAAGGTTGGGACTAGTTCTGCTTCTGGAAGCTGGAGACGTGCGGCTGCGTTTATGGAATGCTCGTGTGCTAGTTTAAGAGCTAAACAGTGAAGTTGTTTCGGTATACTGCTTGATGCAACATGTCGGTATAAATACTCTTGGATCTTAGCCGTTCTGGTTCTCTGTTCCATTAATGTCACCATTTCTTTTAGCTTTTGAGCAAACTCTCTTGCGTCTGATTTGCTTCTTTTGACTTCAGACATGAAATCTTGAAGTGTTTGTGGTATGTCTGATCGTCCTTTTAGCTCTTGTTCACTTAAAGGTTGTTCCAACACTTGGTACACAGCTTCTGGAACAttctaaataaataacaaaagaaGTTTAACCTTTTTAACCACAGTAAATGTAATATGCTCAAGAGTCTAAAGTCTGAAGTTAGAGCACTTACACCAGTCTCAGCTCTTCGTCCTAAAATTTTTGGCTTTAGTCTTTTTCCTAAGCAAGCtgttaattaaaaagaaacattttTCCCAAGCAAGCTGTTAACTAAAAAGAAACATACTTTCTCATATTTAGGCATTGATCGTTTGAGTAATCTTTGGATTTTGCTTTTTGctgtagattttggtttttcaaaaatttggattgttatttaatttagtttttgatttcggCTTTATAAATTATCTTCTCAAACTAACttatagattatatattttattaagaataaactaatatataataattcaaaaatcaaTAACAAGATGTacatatactttttaatataaattgatttcaaacaatgaaattaattttattgacaaattttaaaatgtgtttattaatatgattttatatattaactTTTAGATTAACTAATTCATATCTTTGTCTCTTGAAAtgttcataaatatttaatcaaGCTCGACCAATACACTACAAACTAAACCTGAAACACACCAACAAGTTCTTGGATTATTCACTTTTGAGCGTAAATCTCTagaaaaatattcaatattttcgcTTAGGTTATTTTATTACAAGAACTTGAGGTTAAGTTCATATTCCTATAACTGTTTATTTATAAGTCTGAATAAgtgtgtattttttaaaaagggtAACATACGTACAATGATTTGAGAAAACGGTAACttgcgtttaaaaaaaattaaatcgcatttatattttttaatttgtgacGAAATGATCAAAAGTATATAGTTTTTCTGTAAAACCAAAAGTAGTTCATCTTTTTACTATTTTCCAGAtttagagaagaaaaaaaagaataataaacgAAGGGACAAGAACAACTTACCAAGAGAGGAGCAAGGAGAGGGATCGCCGTCAATAGTATCAACGGTGGAGAGAACGAAGACGAACCGGAGAAGAAAAGTGAAGAAGAGCAGAGAGTAAAACATCATCTGATACGAGAATCTTCTAGAACCCACCTTCACTTTTATGAACTCTCTCAATCCTTTCCCCGTGACCACCGTCACATGTCTTAAGCTCGGAGATATATGCAGCTGCATCTCTCTGTTTATGTCCTTGTtttcctctttcttctcttgTCTGAATGTGGGTTTCTTTGAAAGGAGATGGATGTCCGAAGAGGGAATATGGATCTTACGTTGTTATGTATTGTATGATTATTCAAAAGGGTCTATGTCATACACCTAACCTTGCTTTGTGTTTAGGTTACTAATGGCAGATCGTATCTGATTTTTCATGTGAAGAAAACGAAATGTTTGTTTGTGTGAAGCAGAAAGAATACGGTTTGTATTTGCATGAACAAATTAATTCAGTTTTCTTTCCGGTTTACTCATGATACCAGTCGGTTATGTTTGGTACGTTTTGGTAtaggtttggttcggtttggatttaggATTTGGCTTTATGTTGAAGGAGGGaagttggagagagagagacaagtcAAAGCAAGGCAACACACATATGTCTTAAAAATATTGAGAGTGTAGATGAAAAGGAGCTGTTTGGTGGTTACAAGACATAACTTTACCTCTAAATAAAGTCTTTGAACAAAGACATTGGAGCTTCAACCTCAAAATTTACTTTTTGAGGACTAATTGCATCTCTAATTTCTTGACAGGCCCTTTTTGTGGCAAGTTATTATATCTAGCCCCCACCCAAACAAGAAGTcgttttttttgtagtttgtaCTTTGTAGCGTTTTTTTTTGCCTTTCCTTTGTAAGTTTTGCGCCACGGTTCAGTTTCTACTAGTTATGGGAACCTTTTGGGCCAAGGTCTACGGACTAAGACGGCCTTGATAAGATACAAACACCAATCTAATATCTTGCATTATGTGAACTTTTAAATATGGTTTGTGACACTAATTACATACATTATGTGAATATAGATATGGTTGATGACAATATGACGCCAGGCCTGGCTTAGACGCTTTTAGTAGTAGGGTGGCCCTGAGCTACAACTAAAAATGGGCTCTAATCAAATATGTTTTATCTTGTAGTTATTATCCGACCTGATCATAATttacactagattttgacccgcgcaggcgcgcggatgtatattttgaaaaatatgttgatatttgtttttcatgtaattattaggatttggaaaaatgaatccgaggaacataaccgataccgatccaaagatatagtaccaaacccaaacataaattgattaaatattctaattattcaaaattttgttatttagagaaccgaatctgatccgaaccgaagtatttgggtatccgaatttatctaaaaatagatttatatacttatatatattagttatttttagatttaacgtatataaaacatcaaaaatgatacttttaaattggtttaaatacttgaaaatatatatagatagtcaaaagtaaatatctgaaatagttaaagtatactcaaatcaccaaaaatacttaaaataattattgatttcgtatccaaaattttaaatcaagccaattgatatgttaagcttaagtattatgacatatgttattcaaatttatacgtaatatattattttatttatatattttgagaaatttaaaatatataatgatttaagactttaaaaataatttaaattagttatccaaacccaaaccaaacccgcaaagatccaaatcgaactcaaaccaaaatttagaaacattctaataaggctgaaatctttgaccccgaaaactcaaaatacaaaccgatctGAACTAAACCCGTATGAGTATCCAAAAtcccatccctagtcattattatatatcgtattttatcatcatataattaatcatattttatatgtaccatcatataagtaatcatataattaatagtattttatacatacgatcatataaataattacatatattatatttttaaaacttaatatgaaatatgaaaaccataatttgagttggtatttcaaattgggctttgtattatatttttcttatatatattgacaatatttttttataatggttattgaaaaatagtttagtaaaaaatccatttttgaatatatgtatatttttgaatcaatttttgaatcaatttttgatataaatcaaatttgaattattattttgatttgaaatatgtatataaagtttaaattttgttttatggttagtttagaaaaattttttttagggaattagattgacccattttggtatattttaaaagtggcctagataactttcaattttttaaaaaaacataagcccattacttttttttcttaatactactatccttgttttcaaacaaaaatattttttttaaaagactgcaatccatgtttccaaacactccaaatttttaaaaatcctattcaagtctccaaacactccaattttgtacttgagttttaataagatagatgattATAAATGTAGAAGAAAAGCCGATAAAAATGGGCTCCAAATTTTGATGGACCTTGTACAAAGGCGCTCCTTGCACATGCGCGCAAATATATTCATACAGTAGTTCTGATGCACAAATAAATCAATAGGCATGGACGTTTTTACCTCAACCTGAAATACTTAtctaaatccgaaccgaaaaaccgaaactgAATCTGAATggttatacaaaaatatccgaacgaaACTTATGAGCTTAGTACTTTAGAGTTTGGTTAACCGAAATCCAAACTAGGATCCGAAGATATctgaaattagttaaatatgttaatgtttttatatatgttaaggtGATTGAGATATTTTTGAGtattcaaaatgtttttttagttttttatttgttattttgaatatttttagttaatttagatagtttgactagtttttaattagattggtgaataatttttatattttgaattttttttgtcaatttttgaggtttaagaaatatatttttggaagaTTTCAAACATTGGTTACCATCCGATCTGACTGAACCTGGAaggaaccgaaccaaacccgacCGATAATTAGTAAAACCCGAACGAGACTTATGAACATAACATCAAAAATCCGAAAATCCAAatcaaccgaaccgaaaccgaccGGTCCCCTGAACGCTCATGCATATGAATCaatgttaaatttataatagtcattaaattttaaagagtTAAAAAGTTATGATCCTAATACACATTtcctctttttcttatttttctctaaaatacccTTAActgaagaaataaaataaaatgttttattttttaagtgaataaataaaaatgtgattttattgACAATATGATTGGTTCGacattaattttttgaaaaattacaaattataaGAAACTTTTAAAAAGTTGATCTACTGTTTCGAGAATGTATATTCTgaattttttattacttttactCTTGGTAGGTGTACATTACACGAAAATGGAAACAATTAGTACCACTTATACATAATTCTGGAAAATAGAGAATACACATTCTATCTTTTCATAATTATTCTACATGTTTCTGAAAGTATTTTCTACCATCATCTACCATTCTTATTTCGATCTACAttaagggcctgactggttcaaacgcagcggttgcggttgcgagagtttgtggatgcgggcggttgcggtttctagcggttttaagagatttgtacgactggtactacAGTTAAAAATTGGTGTGTTTGCGGGTgatttatgactggttaactaccaaatgcagtaacagtcaaataataaattaacaatatttacatttaatataattataaaaatatcaaaaatcataaaattataataactataaaatttctatttagaaagttataattttaatttttgaaaatttattgaaattgtttttattataaaattttataatattaattaaaatataatagatatagtttaatattttaataattttaattttaaattttttattaaatatttttacttttgtatatatattgtttaaaaaaaagaaaatttttttaCCGTCCTGCAACCGCccacaaccgcaaacgctagctggagccagcttttgaatttatgagattcggagcggtttaaaacgatttagagcgatttgagtgattgttgcaaaccgccgacaaccgctaccaaccgcaaaagccaaccgcaaaagctgcgtttacgggtggtagcgggaaaaccagtcgcccCCTAAGTAGAATACGAAATTCTGCCGCTTTCCTATTGTTCTATATTGGTAGACAGCTTTTCTGCCGAAACAAGTATGAAAttcctaaattttaaaaaagtttggtTAGCAGATCTTATCACTATATTTTATCAAGATTTGATGGCATAAACCATAGAAAAACTCCTCTTACCCGATACCCTATTCTTGATACCCTATTCTTCCACTGACATTTTCTTCTTTTCGAAGTTTAAATCAGGACTAAATCACTATTTGCTCTTGCTCTCTAGTAATCTTTATCTCGGTTAGTATGATGCATGTAGTTGTAAGCTGTGCTGAATGAATATTTACCCTTCAGGTCCTCTAGAATTGATTGtcttagcttgatattgattcCAAAGAAGTAAAGTATAAATTGGTCATCTGAAATTAAATccaaaatattacaacaaccaCTATTAACTTGACAGTATCAAAGATCCAATATTTAGTGTATCACGAATCTATGAAGTATCAACTTTAACAACATATACCCATGAAATAGAACAACCGAAATGAAACCTATCGAAATATGTTCAAGAAAATCAAATAAGGGAAAACCAACATGCAATTCAATATACTACCTTAAATCGAAAAATACAGAGGTAGTTATAAACGTAACTTACCGTAAGCGCTTCGGCGAAGTAGGAATGCCAAATGGGTGGGTTGTCCATGGGCGGCCCGTGTCCAAATTGTTATGGACCAATATGGATACACGCCCATATAGGACCAAATTTAAATGAGTCTAAATGGGTGAAGTCCAATTGTGCCTATGGGCACCAAACTGGTCCATATGGACAGTGGTCGGTCCAAATAGCTAAAAAATGTAGGTTTATgaaattagaaaaattataattttactgTATTGCAAAATccataaaatcgattttttttgccaaaaccaaaaaatcgcGTTGTCCtaccaaaatcataaaattgcAAAATTACATTTTTCACAAATTGAGCTTTACCGTCGAAATAAGAAAATCGTGTTTTCctgttaaaacaaaaaaaaatcatgtttccCATCACATCctcaaaatatcattttttcgccaaaaccgcaaaatagCGTTTTCTGTCAAAATCGCAAAATAGTGTTTTTTCTGTCAAAACAGCAAAATCACGTTTTCTCGCTATAACCAGAAAAGATGATTTTCTggcaaaaccgcaaaatcgtatttttccgccaaaaccgaaaatcacATTTCCCTACCAAAACCAAAACTATTCacacaaacataaaattcaaaatttgttgttgTACAGAATACAACGTtcaaaaaaataactatatggttaggatttgaaaataaaataaccaCTAGACTTTGATCTGCACACCCGCGCGGATGTATTTTTCAaagtttctatttgtttttcatgtcaaTAATATAAGGGGTGAGCAAAATACTTGAATCTGAAGAACCGATCCCGatcccgatccgaaaaagtagtaccaaatccgaaccgaaattgattaaatatcctaattattca
Above is a window of Brassica napus cultivar Da-Ae chromosome A10, Da-Ae, whole genome shotgun sequence DNA encoding:
- the LOC106371246 gene encoding transcription factor ILR3-like gives rise to the protein MVSPENANWISELIDAEYGSFTIQGPGFSWPLHQQPIGVSSLGVDGSAGNSEATKEPGSKKRARCESSSATSSKACREKQRRDRLNDKFMELGAILEPGNPPKTDKAAILVDAVRMVTQLRGEAQKLKDSNSSLQDKIKELKTEKNELRDEKQRLKTEKEKLEQQLKAMNAPPQPSFFPAPPMMPTAFASAQGQAPGNKMVPVISYPGVAMWQFMPPASVDTSQDHVLRPPVA
- the LOC106371245 gene encoding probable galacturonosyltransferase 12; translated protein: MQLHISPSLRHVTVVTGKGLREFIKVKVGSRRFSYQMMFYSLLFFTFLLRFVFVLSTVDTIDGDPSPCSSLACLGKRLKPKILGRRAETGNVPEAVYQVLEQPLSEQELKGRSDIPQTLQDFMSEVKRSKSDAREFAQKLKEMVTLMEQRTRTAKIQEYLYRHVASSSIPKQLHCLALKLAHEHSINAAARLQLPEAELVPTLVDNNYFHFVLASDNILAASVVAKSLVQNSLRPHKIVLHIITDRKTYFPMQAWFSLHPLSPAIIEVKALHHFDWLSKGKVPVLEAMEKDQRVRSQFRGGSSVIVANNEENPVVVAAKLQALSPKYNSLMNHIRIHLPELFPSLNKVVFLDDDIVIQTDLSPLWDIDMDGKVNGAVETCRGEDKFVMSKKFKSYLNFSNPLIARHFDPEECAWAYGMNVFDLAAWRKTNISSTYYHWLDENLKSDLSLWQLGTLPPGLIAFHGHVQTIDPFWHMLGLGYQETTSFSDAESAAVVHFNGRAKPWLDIAFPHLRPLWAKYLDSSDRFIKSCHIRAS